The following are from one region of the Dermacentor albipictus isolate Rhodes 1998 colony chromosome 5, USDA_Dalb.pri_finalv2, whole genome shotgun sequence genome:
- the RpS23 gene encoding small ribosomal subunit protein uS12, whose translation MGKPRGLRTARKHRSHRRDQRWHDKDYKKAHLGTRWKANPFGGASHAKGIVLEKVGVEAKQPNSAIRKCVRVQLIKNGKKITAFVPRDGCLNYIEENDEVLVAGFGRKGHAVGDIPGVRFKVVKVANVSLLALYKEKKERPRS comes from the exons ATGG GCAAGCCTCGTGGATTGCGGACGGCGCGTAAGCACCGCAGCCATCGCCGTGACCAGCGGTGGCACGACAAGGACTACAAGAAGGCCCATCTGGGTACCCGCTGGAAGGCTAACCCTTTCGGAGGCGCCTCGCACGCTAAGGGCATTGTGCTCGAGAAAGT TGGTGTTGAGGCCAAGCAGCCCAACTCTGCCATCCGGAAGTGCGTCCGAGTACAGCTCATCAAGAACGGCAAGAAGATCACCGCCTTCGTGCCCCGGGACGGTTGCCTGAACTACATTGAG GAGAACGACGAGGTCCTGGTGGCGGGCTTTGGTCGTAAGGGTCACGCTGTGGGTGACATCCCTGGTGTACGTTTCAAGGTGGTCAAGGTCGCCAACGTGTCTTTGCTCGCCCTGTACAAGGAGAAGAAAGAGCGACCACGCTCATAG